From a region of the Pseudomonadota bacterium genome:
- a CDS encoding ATP-binding cassette domain-containing protein: MSASVPKIRVRGLRRTFGSRIVLDGIDLDVAAGESHVIIGGSGTGKSVTLKCILGLIEPDSGSIMIDGQEMVGARPSVRNEVLEHFGMLFQGGALFDSLSVWENVAFGLIQGHKASRQKARDIAMEKLAEVGLGPDVGKLYPAELSGGMQKRVALARAIAGNPGVIFFDEPTTGLDPIMADVINGLIRSCVTNLGASALSITHDMASVRKIADRVSMLHQGKIIWSGDVAAIDNSGNPFVDQFVHGRAEGPIQMQVQRS, encoded by the coding sequence ATGAGTGCGTCTGTTCCGAAAATACGTGTTCGTGGCCTGCGCAGGACGTTTGGTTCCAGGATTGTGCTGGACGGCATTGACCTGGATGTGGCCGCCGGCGAATCCCACGTCATTATCGGCGGTTCGGGGACGGGCAAGTCCGTCACCCTGAAATGCATTCTGGGCCTGATCGAGCCGGACTCCGGATCCATCATGATTGACGGCCAGGAAATGGTGGGGGCCCGGCCCTCGGTCCGCAACGAGGTGCTGGAGCACTTTGGCATGCTGTTCCAGGGCGGGGCCCTGTTTGACAGCCTTTCTGTATGGGAAAACGTAGCTTTTGGTCTGATCCAGGGGCACAAGGCCTCCCGCCAGAAGGCCCGGGACATTGCCATGGAAAAGCTGGCCGAGGTTGGCCTGGGTCCCGATGTGGGAAAGCTGTATCCGGCGGAACTGTCCGGCGGCATGCAGAAGCGGGTGGCGCTGGCGCGGGCCATTGCCGGCAACCCGGGAGTTATTTTCTTTGACGAGCCCACAACAGGGCTGGATCCCATCATGGCCGATGTGATCAACGGCCTGATCCGCAGCTGTGTGACGAACCTGGGGGCCAGTGCCCTGTCCATCACCCACGACATGGCCAGCGTCCGGAAGATTGCGGACCGGGTATCCATGCTCCACCAGGGAAAGATCATCTGGTCCGGGGATGTGGCGGCCATTGATAATTCCGGCAATCCCTTTGTGGACCAGTTTGTGCACGGCCGGGCCGAGGGGCCCATCCAGATGCAGGTCCAGAGGTCGTGA
- a CDS encoding ABC transporter permease, which translates to MTGFLAAVGRTFLVFVAGAGRLAIFTGRSLFHCVTPPVYVRMTGRQMLDIGYYSLPVVGMTALFTGMVLALQSYTGFSRFEAESTIATVVVLSITRELGPVLAGLMVAGRIGAAMAAEIGTMRVTEQIDALKTLSTNPVKYLVVPRLLAGVTMLPLLVLVADIIGVFGGFLISVYRLDFNAANYIQNTRDYLETMDVVSGLVKAAVFGFIIALMGCYHGYRSKGGAQGVGTATTNAVVSASVLILVFNYILTGLFF; encoded by the coding sequence ATGACAGGGTTTCTGGCAGCGGTCGGGCGGACATTCCTGGTGTTTGTGGCCGGTGCGGGCCGTCTGGCCATCTTTACGGGCCGGTCGCTGTTCCACTGTGTCACGCCGCCGGTCTATGTGCGCATGACTGGCCGGCAGATGCTGGACATCGGGTATTACTCCCTGCCGGTAGTAGGCATGACTGCCCTGTTCACCGGGATGGTCCTGGCCCTGCAGAGCTATACCGGTTTTTCGCGTTTTGAGGCCGAAAGCACCATCGCCACAGTGGTCGTCCTGTCTATCACGCGGGAGCTGGGTCCCGTTCTGGCCGGCCTGATGGTGGCCGGGCGCATCGGCGCTGCCATGGCGGCCGAGATCGGCACCATGCGGGTGACCGAACAGATCGACGCCCTGAAAACCCTGTCCACCAATCCGGTCAAGTATCTGGTGGTTCCCCGCCTGCTGGCCGGGGTAACCATGCTGCCCCTGCTGGTTCTGGTGGCGGATATCATCGGCGTGTTCGGCGGTTTTCTGATCAGCGTGTACCGGCTGGATTTCAATGCGGCGAACTATATCCAGAATACCCGGGACTATCTGGAGACCATGGATGTGGTCTCGGGCCTGGTCAAGGCAGCGGTTTTCGGGTTTATCATCGCCCTTATGGGCTGCTATCACGGATACCGGTCCAAAGGTGGGGCCCAGGGCGTGGGAACTGCGACGACCAACGCTGTTGTTTCAGCCTCTGTGCTGATTCTTGTGTTTAACTATATCCTGACAGGGCTGTTTTTCTGA
- a CDS encoding replicative DNA helicase, giving the protein MTQAVAPVRPASAPAGDNSLPDWRRSPQNTEAEQGLLGAILVNNKAYEKVSEFLQPEHFFDPAHARIYDAVRKLVERGQVADPVTLKAFFERDGDLTSVGGAAYLAELAASMVTIINAEHYGRLIHEMSLRRQLIDVSTDVINKAYAPEVEETAHDLIEQAEKHLFDMATTGEVKGGFVPFRTSLEAAIRTAEKAFRRDTPITGVTMGLRDLDRKLGGLQPSDLIILAGRPSMGKTALATNMAFNAARSFMQTGGREGATVGFFSLEMSSEQLANRILGSESSVPSDKIRRGEIRDSDFPRFVEASQRLSQVPFFVDDTPGLSIAALRTRARRLKRTSGLGMLVVDYLQLLRGSGTGSSENRVQEVSEITRGLKGIAKELDVPVLALSQLSRAVEQREDKRPQLADLRESGSIEQDADVVMFIFRQQYYLEREEPTKRVDESDEKFNTRHDRWKQLCEEVHNTSEVVIAKQRHGPIGSVRLFFDGAFTRFADLGQSHSDGD; this is encoded by the coding sequence ATGACCCAGGCTGTTGCCCCCGTTCGTCCAGCGTCTGCGCCTGCAGGGGACAATTCCCTGCCGGACTGGCGTCGGTCGCCCCAGAATACCGAGGCGGAACAGGGCCTGCTGGGCGCGATCCTGGTCAACAACAAGGCCTATGAAAAGGTCAGCGAGTTCCTGCAGCCGGAGCATTTCTTCGATCCGGCTCATGCGCGGATCTATGACGCTGTGCGCAAGCTGGTGGAACGGGGCCAGGTGGCCGATCCTGTCACCCTGAAGGCCTTTTTCGAGCGTGACGGCGATCTGACGTCTGTGGGTGGCGCTGCCTATCTGGCCGAGCTGGCGGCCAGCATGGTCACCATCATCAATGCGGAACACTATGGCCGCCTGATCCACGAAATGTCCCTGCGGCGGCAGCTGATCGACGTCAGTACCGATGTGATCAACAAGGCCTATGCGCCCGAGGTGGAAGAAACCGCCCACGACCTGATCGAGCAGGCTGAAAAGCACCTGTTCGACATGGCCACGACGGGTGAGGTGAAGGGCGGCTTTGTTCCTTTCCGGACATCGCTGGAGGCCGCGATCCGCACGGCGGAAAAAGCCTTCCGGCGCGATACGCCCATTACGGGGGTCACCATGGGCCTGCGGGATCTGGACCGCAAACTGGGCGGTCTTCAGCCGTCAGATCTGATCATTCTGGCGGGTCGTCCCTCCATGGGCAAGACGGCACTGGCCACCAACATGGCCTTCAACGCGGCCCGCTCATTCATGCAGACGGGGGGCAGGGAAGGGGCGACCGTCGGTTTCTTCTCACTGGAAATGTCGTCAGAACAGCTGGCCAACCGTATCCTGGGAAGTGAATCCAGTGTTCCATCGGACAAGATCCGGCGCGGGGAAATCCGGGATTCCGATTTTCCCCGCTTTGTGGAGGCCAGCCAGCGCCTGTCGCAGGTGCCGTTCTTTGTGGACGACACGCCGGGCCTGTCCATCGCCGCCCTGCGCACCCGGGCGCGGCGGCTGAAAAGAACATCCGGCCTTGGCATGCTGGTGGTGGACTATCTCCAGCTTCTGCGCGGCAGCGGGACGGGCAGCAGTGAGAACCGGGTGCAGGAAGTTTCCGAAATCACCCGCGGCCTGAAGGGCATTGCCAAGGAACTGGACGTTCCCGTCCTGGCCCTGTCCCAGCTGTCCCGCGCGGTGGAACAGCGGGAGGACAAGCGCCCCCAGCTGGCCGACCTGCGCGAGTCGGGCTCGATCGAGCAGGACGCCGACGTGGTCATGTTCATCTTCCGCCAGCAGTACTATCTGGAGCGGGAGGAGCCCACGAAAAGGGTGGATGAATCGGACGAGAAGTTCAACACCCGCCATGACCGCTGGAAGCAGCTGTGCGAGGAAGTCCACAACACCAGCGAGGTGGTGATCGCCAAGCAGCGCCATGGTCCCATTGGTTCGGTCCGCCTGTTCTTCGACGGGGCCTTTACCCGCTTTGCGGACCTGGGCCAGAGCCACAGCGACGGGGATTAG
- a CDS encoding YbaB/EbfC family nucleoid-associated protein — MKNIGQMMKQAQQMQANMAQFQKKLEEMEFEGSAGGGLVRVTMNGKHELKKIKIDPKLMDPAETEMLEDLIVAACNDARAKIEAHVGEETQRMLGGMGLPGGLF; from the coding sequence ATGAAAAACATTGGCCAGATGATGAAACAGGCCCAGCAGATGCAGGCCAACATGGCCCAGTTCCAGAAAAAGCTGGAAGAGATGGAGTTCGAGGGCTCTGCGGGCGGCGGTCTGGTCCGTGTCACCATGAACGGCAAGCACGAGCTCAAAAAAATAAAGATTGATCCAAAGCTGATGGATCCGGCCGAGACCGAAATGCTGGAAGACCTGATCGTTGCGGCCTGCAACGACGCGCGGGCAAAGATTGAGGCCCACGTGGGCGAGGAGACCCAGCGCATGCTGGGCGGCATGGGCCTGCCCGGCGGCCTGTTCTGA